From the Candoia aspera isolate rCanAsp1 chromosome 3, rCanAsp1.hap2, whole genome shotgun sequence genome, the window TCCTTCTCTTTATGATCTCAGTGTGTATGAATCTGAATGGAGCTCAGACTGCCAAGAGAAATCTCTTCAAATGAgctgtccaattttttttctcctattggCATTTACTTGTCTAGTTAGTTCCCTAACTTTAATATGCATAATAAAATGTCTGAACATCTTTATTGAATCAGCACACTTTTACAGAAGGACTTAAACTTTTAACATTTGGCTAAACTACTAAGAAAATTAAGAGGTTTGCAACTTTACTTTTGAATCTCCCCAGAAGTATGGCAGGTTGCAGTAGAAGGTTGAGTGGAGGATCTAGAGACCCCAGTGTGGGCCACACGGAATCCAGTTCATCACACCTGTCTGTGCCTATGCAACTACCCACCCCAATAACAGGCTCCACATGAAACACTGTTTCTGTAGAAAACAGAGGTATTCTGCCACTAAATTAAAAACTCAGCATACCTATCACTGTCCCAATTAGACTATGCTATCTGAAGAATATACATGTTTTCTTTGCTGTTATATAAAACTTAAAAGTCCTGTGTTCTATTTTGTTATTGACCTTTTAAATAAAACTACAAACAGTTTTCATTTCAAAGAGTTAATTTGATACTACAGCAAGAAAACAAGCCAGAGTCCCCAGATGAAGCAGCATTCCAGGCACAATGTGACCTTTTGACAAACCATCTGTTCAGTTCTTTTCTGACATTATTTATTGAACAAAATCCCTCCATTCAGAGCACAGTATGGCAGTGAAAGATTAAATGTCCCAAATAGGTATAAATAGGTACTATATTGTAAAACACATTCACTTAAAATCTcccaattattttcaaataataaaaatgtgcaaaatgtttcaaagtcAAAATAATGCTAGCTTGAAACAGTGGATTCAAGTTCAAAATGGACTGTTCTGACCATTTTGGAAGTGCCCATTTCAGAAGTGCTTGTTTCGCATTCTGTTTTAAGCTCAAAGTGGTACCTTCTGAACTTGGAAACACTTTTTGAATGTTTAGAATAGCTGCTCAAAACTCAGAGCATTTCAAACCTGAAATAGTCCTTCAagttcaaaatgtttcaaattcagaacaTTCTGTATACAACTAATCAGTAATTCCTTCTCACCTgataaacatatatataaaatatgaaatctgtGGTCTTGCAGCTCTTTCAAAACACAAATATACCCAAATTATTGTTTGGATAAAATAAAGGGATTTATAAGTGAAGATGTACTATTTTAAAGCCTGCTGTGTTAGAAAGCACATATTGCATATTCTGAATTGCTGGAATTGTTAACTTTTACTTTTATTCTACCTCTGATTTTCAAGGCCTCAAAGATCAATAGGACTAATATTTATAATTAGATTTTCAAAACATAATTCTTCTGTCTAAACATtataaaaaagatttttattaCATAAAAGTTACAAGAAGTCACATGGAACTAGACTGCAACCAGAAATTTTCCAATACTGATCCCAGTACAGTATTAGAACTCTTCCAGTGAAGGTAGATGTTTAGAGGTTGAAACCTTTGGACCTCAGAATATTTTGTACATATGTAACTGCTGCAAGGATAACAAGACTTAAGCTCTTAGCATCCTAAATCCTACTTTCTGGCTATTCTGAACATTATATTGTGTTCATCATGCTCCTATTTCATAAAACAGCAAGTTACCGAGATTAGACAAGGTATCCCAATAACAACTGAACTATAGTGCATGTACAAGCTACACTGCAGAAggcttgaatttaaaaaaaaaagtagcctctgccccccccccaaatccaagAGATATTAAACATTTAAACCAGTCATACTGTATAGAGAAGTTACAGTATGTGTCTCAGAGCAACCATGCCACAGATTCACAGGTGCAGCTATACCTTAAAATCACCACTATTTAAGCAGTGATGCAAAGTAAATTGTACTTACTCAGGCATTTCTTAATCAGAGAGTTATCAGTCAAAGCTATGCGCTGCTTGTTGATCTTCCCATAGCCGCGCTTATAGATCAGCTCATGCACGGACTTTAAGTTGGGGTATCTAGAAGATACGCAATCACTTATTTCGGTGTAAAATTTTGTATATATATGGTACTTATTCTTCTTACATGCTAAATCCTTTGGAATACAGCATTATTAAAAAGACTGCAAGCAAAGAAACTAACACTATCGAGATaagcaaatatatatttgtatatcaaATTCCAGCAACAGGTAATTCACTACAGctgatttctaaaatgtattttaaaaggtaTGTCTAGGCATGCAAGGCAGGAAGAACTGAAAattctttgaaaattaaaaaaaaattgaaaagaatcTAAAATTTCCTCCTGTGTGCTGAAATGCTGCTTCTGACAAGGCAAAATTAAAGGTATTAAGAAAACCTAGCATGCCTAACTTGGAATAATATTTGCTTAGGTATTTTAGACTGAAAGATTCAAAGGgccaggggaaaaaacccttaacTGTTTTATACACTTACTTAAAAAACACTCTCATACTGAAGTCATGACACACAAGATATCTCCCAACTTTAAAATTGGGCACATTAAATATCAATTAAGAATTATTACAGGAAgggcgtgtgcacacacacacacacgaatggctactaaaatacattaaaatctttttccagttgtttctacctgttcaATCCAatccggcaggatgggcatgctcccagtcccgtcagccaaggaatgtcggttggtggggaccaggagacatgccttttctgccgtggcacctgccttctggaacatcctggggttaggatggccctgaccttttggcttttcggaaggccttgaagacctggctatgtgcctggaccaaatacagccaagagatattaaaatctgttggTTTCAGcccaaccatgaaacggggcaccaagtgtgtgaagggccccatttcacgGTTGGGCTGACACCCACAGaatttaatatctcttggctgtatttatatttaatatctttgtattgttttaatagtTTGACTGgcttttttatgattgttagccacccagagtcactggtttgagatgggcggctatataaattgaatgaatgaatgaatgactgagtgagtgaatgaatgaatgaataaaatacctACTTGCCAATTATTTCCTAACAATAAAGTGTCTTATTCAGACAGATCAAGAGAGAGGGGTCCAATCAAATCTTCCAGACTTCTGTAGTCACCACTACCTGTGTCTCACTCTCTATTTTAAATCACTACAAGGACACTATGATCATCCCCCTCTGCAGACATTAAGCAATGGGCAGGTACACAAAAAGAAATTATACTCTAGGTATGCTAAACCAATACCATCATAGCAAGTTTTTATAGCATTCAGGAGCATAAGAATGAAGTACTATTTGTCTGTAATGCCCCCACTTTCTCAATAAAGTAGGAATGAAGTTTTAATCTTATAACACTTTGTAGCAAGACCATTTGACCATGCTTCCTATAACCACTTTAGCAGACCTCCAGGCTTATCCAACCTGGTATAACAAAGCCTGGACTATTTGAGGACCAGGATGCACAATCTGTTCTAGATGAAAGGCTGCACTTGGTCTATGAATGGCAAGTCAGCAAAGACACTCCCAAAAAGTGAGTGTCAGCACTTACAAAAACTAGACTTCATCAGATTATAATAAATGAcatatccttaaaaaaaatcagacactcAAGCAGCAATCACTAAACTTGATTCAACTTACCCCCAAGCAATGTAAGGTTCAACGATCCTCAGCATGTTAATGGATGCCTTGTTGAGTTTCACAAATGTTCCATTGAAAATCTGACGCAGACGAAGGAGCTGCAGTACCTTACGAACCTTGGGACTAACGCCATTAATTCTAAACAGTAAAACAGAAACTCTTTAGTACATTCAGATGTACTAGCTACACCAAAATGCAGTATCTCTGTATCTATAAGCTCACACAGAATACTACAGCAGAAATTAAATTCTAAATCTTGCACAGTATTAAATATACATCATTGTTGCACCAGGTAAGTAAACTGTCCTTCAATCGAAGGATATACGTCCATCTATTTCTTGGGAACAAAATCAACGTGGTTGTTCCAACCTTAaactgggatgttttttcaacttcgcAGCCTACCTACACTCaggagatttcctggtggtctccattaactaggtccaatcctgcttagctttttggtaTCAGCCAAACTAGGCCATTGCTGTCATCTAACTGGGCCCTATGCAAAACAAAGTTTAAATATCTATATCAGCATTGTCTAAAAATGCATTCCTTGATTAAGGAATGTCAACCAATAGACAAGGAATCAGACAGTGTATGCTATTTTTGATCATGTATGCCTTCATAATTAATCCAAATTAAGAAGCAACTGGAAATTAATTATGAAGGCATAGATGATCAAAAATAGCATACGCTGTCTGGTTCCTTGTCTACTGGTTGACAGCTGCAGGCACTAATTCATACAGATTATAGAAAAATTAGGCTGACCTCAGATCTATTTTATGTTCTATTAAGGCAAGCGGACATGTACTGATGTATGCAACTCACTCATTTGGGAATGGAAAGTTCCAGAGAACTTCATTCCCACTCCTGACCACACAGTTCCAAGGGCAGTTTCATCATCTCCAGAAGTAAATCCTTAGAACCAGAAGCAGTTCAAAGTATCCTGAACAAAAGTGGGCCTACTTCAGGGCTGGACTACCCCTAGAACACTTCAAACTGCTTCCATTTTGGAGGATTTACTTCCAGGAGCTGCAGAACCATCCTCTCAACTGCGTGATTCAGAAGAGATTTGGCAGGGTCTAAAGGAGGAACAGAAAATTCCAGAGTTCTGAGGAAATTTCTGTTTCGAATGAGTGACTTTTCCACATCCTACTGACAACTTATCCTATATTTTTTTCTACGCTTCTGCATATAACAAACATGTATTTTTCACCCAAcatttgctgattttattgtggaATTTtactccataaaaaaaaaaaaaggcttaatgCTACGCAATAAACAACTGGATTGGCTACCACCCTAAGAGGATCTATCTGGACATGGCACCAATGTTTTTATACAATTCTTCATCAACAGATCAGTAATACACCACTACTTTGTATTCATGAAGCTCAGCCTCAATTCTTGACATATCAAGGTAGATCAGAAAAAATCTTGTTTGAAGTCCCTGTCAGGCCAGTGTCAAAAATGATCTGACTCAGTGACTTCACAGAGTATATAATTAATCAGTACAACACAGGTattagaaataaaacattaaaatttacTTAAAATTGTCTCTAAAGCATGCCTAAACTGAATACTGGTCATGGTAAATGTGATAAATGAAGGAACAACCATCATTTCCTTCACAGAAATTACTACTAGTTGATATCTGAATAAATAGATATCTGAATAAAATTGTCCAATTAGTATTTGCTTGAATTAACTGCTTAGCGGTGGCTTTGCTATCAGGGCTTAGATAGCACTACAAATACACTTTTGTTTACCTTACCCTCTGATCCTGATTACAAATGCCAGTTTGGGTTCAGCAGGTACATAGTAATTGCCAGCTTTGCGGGCCATACGGGCCATGCGAATCTCACGACGGTACATCTGCCTATATTCTTTGTGGTAGGCCTGGGCTCTTTTATAGATGACTTTTCGTTCCTCCTTTCGCAACTGAAATGAGAATGTTATATTGAGAAATATATCCTTTTCTCCCTCCTAGGAGATCAGAGTGGCCAGTTCTCCCCCATTTAATCTCACAACTATACTCTCAGGTAAGATCAAATAACCAAATGAATATGAATTTCAATCTACTCTAGTCACACTACTAcaacttacttttaaaaaacttgGGTCACTTTAAAGGCAACAtagttccaggattttttttcttttctaatcagcTTGTGCTAGATATTTTCAAGGGTCTCAAATTTTTTAAGGCACTCGTTTGGAAGGAATGCTTACTTCCTGTTTTATCTTTATCCTCTTTACCTTAATCTTGCAGGGAAGGGCAAGCTCCCAAATTTTGGTAGATTCAGGCCAAAGACAAGACTGAAGTAGCTGAGGATCAGACAAGGACTTTCAGTGAAAGAACACTGAAAGCAGGAATTGTTTTAGCAAGGTACAGGTTAGGAATGGCTGCCAAACCCTGAGTAGTGGAAAGTTCTCTAGCACGTATCTTGCTAACCTATGTAAAATTAGAGTGCAAGTTATGTTAAGAAAAGGATCCAGTACTGTGTATTACTGATTAAGACACTGTCAGAATAAGAACAAGAATGCTTTTGGAGATGAACGAAGTAGTAAGTGgatcccaaataatttttttgtttatttaatactgTATATTGCACTGAATGCTAAGAATGTGGAAAATGTAGCAATTAGGCTCTGGAATATTTCATTTTCTCACAGAATGTTGTGGTCCAAATGtatttccagaaaagaaaatggtTTATGATGTTCCAGACATGCTCCAGCACCCAAACAGCCCTGAGTTGCTTTCTGTTCACTAAAATACACTTCCAGACATGCACAAGCCACTTATGGAACAGTCAGGCCAGCCAATTCCAGGGGAAAAACAGAGCACTCAGGATAAAAGCAGAATGCTCAAGATAAGCTGCTCTGTTTTGCTTGTAATAGGAAAACCTTTGGGGTTCTATAGATGCTACATTGCTGCAAAACACTAAAAGGTTATTCAAATTAAagccaaaaacaaaagcaatttttgCTGGTTCATAATCGATTATTCTCTTAAGATCAAAACTTGTGTTACTACTGCAACATGCCAAGGCAACAAACAAGATTCATCATATTTTAACctgtgattttaatttaaaaattgtgtACTAAATTGGAATTTGATAGATTGACTTGACAAGTAAGCCAAATGAACACAATGGGACTATATTCTGTGTAAATGAGCATAGAATTGGTTATCATATTGGATTTTATTGTTTTGCTCTTATGTAAGCTGCCAGAGGGTTAAAAATATAATACTTACTTTCTTTTGGACCAACAGTCTCTTCAGGCGTTTGGCCTTTAAATCAGCAAAAGCCTTCCTTTTCTTCAAAAGGCTTTCTGGCACTGAAGGCAACTTCTTCTTTCCTCTAAATTATAAAACAGCAAATAAGCAATTAAGCCACCCTTACTGAACTGGTTCTCATGATTTTTTCAGTAACACAACTAGACAGTTTAACTTCTACTTCCAAAGTATTCTTCTCTCTTTGTGGGCAAAACTTTTCTAGAATTAATTGCATCAAAATGTTTCATATGAAGATGTTTGACAACTAGCTAAAATGTACccaataaaaaaaaactagagcctcaagaaatataaaatatcagGTAATGCACAGATATACTTTGTTCTGAACTTCATTTGGTACATTTTGGTAATTTTTATGAAATTCATTCTAATTATCCAAATATGTATCAACCATACTTACACTACCAGGCAAAAAACTGAACACTTCCCTCAACTCACCCTGCCTGTTACTATTCCACTAGttcaggttttctcaaccagggttccatggaaccctagggttccacaaaaggtcactaggagttccctgggagatgacaatttatttaaaaattatttcaaattcaggcaacttcacattaaagaggtatgtttcattctttagtttaagaacacagttactgcatatatacaggcctacacatgaaacgaacataattttgcaacttctggcctgtatttgagcctgaatgtgcaggggttccctgaggcctgaaaaatatttcaagggttcctccagggtcagaaggttgagaaaggctgcactagttGTAACATAATGTTTTCCTCCATTAAAATCACTCCAAAGCCTATAGCAAAACAGGTTTATTGTTGATTTTGACCGAAGTTGGAAAACACTTATTTTCAAACGATCAAGGAAAAAGCAGTTAAGAATTCCAAGTTTTCCTGCCATTCTCTTTCAATGTTTTCAACGTTGAATACAGCGGAGTTTCGGATCCTTGAGTTCAGGCGAAGGACCACATTCTGGCCCTTTTGCAGCACAAGCGCCCTCCTTGCTGTGTTCCATTCACCCCCATACGTGGTATGCGTGTACAGTACCGGAAGGCAATAACTAGGCCTAGTCCGCACCATCAAACGAACAAAGCAGCGTAGTGGATCTGGGAGGCCGCAACTCACTCCACCATTAGACTTCTCTCGCTCTGAGAAAATAACCTTCTACAACAACTAAGGCGCCCCATTACATCACGGATCCAGATCCCGGCAGCATCTCCCTAATCAACCCCTCCCAGACAACAATAATGACATCGATGTAGGGAAAGCTTTCCCGGTTGTAAAGCCATggtaaaaccaaaaaaaaaaggccgGCAAGGAAGCTCTTAAAGCCGTGGATGGCAACGGATTGCCTCCAAAAGCATTACTTACTCTTCGCCCGCCATGGTAGCTACCGGAAAAAGAAGGACGGGGAGCATGCGCAGTGAACATAAAGAGTCGCTTAGCGGGCCAATAGAAGGGACTGCTTAGTGCGAAGCCCCCGCTCTCGCTTAGCTGTCTAAAGTAATGCCTGCACCAAGCTTGGTGGACAGAGTAATGCTGAAACTTGAACGCGGAAGCAACTGTCGTAACTCCTTCAAATGGTGAAAAAGTTTTCATGCTTTCATTGTTATTGCCAACCAGCGTAGGCGATAAGAAGTGGGGAGGGCGACATTTAAAGTGAATGATTTTATCAGTGTGTTAAGGTAACCTAAGTTTGGAAATTTATTGATAATTCTTCTTGTTTTGATCTCTTGATCTCTCCTTTTCTAGGCAATAAAAAAGGTGTCGTCTGTGAAGTATGTAAGTGATGTCTACATGAAATAGAGTATGCCGTCCTTACGATCGTATGCATGACTCACTCCCAGGTTGGTTCAGTGGGACTTTCTCCTAAGTGCGTAAAGCTTCTACTATATGGAAATTGGAATGCTTCATGGACATTGGTGTGTTACATTACAAGGACTGCTGTTCTATTCTATTCGCTCCACGTAAATTTCAGTGTGAATGCACCGAAGAGCAGCACGTGGCTGGGTTTGAAAGCTAAGCAGTCTGGCTTGTTTAGCACTTGAATGAGAGACTGCCTGTAAGtttggcaatggcaaacctctttcattttactgccaagaaaactatacagaCGTGTCCATCTTGTCATCGGGAATCAAGCTCGATTTGAAAGAGGCTGTAGTCTAAACCTtccacagtacagtacagtacagtagaaCCTGTTCGTTGAGATTACAGTGTGTAAACTGAATCCGGAGCATGGGAAAGACCGAAAGATGAGAGGAAAGCCGAATGCTTATGTAAAAACTACATTCTCCAGCATGCATTTCAACCCTACGAGGGCGAAAGTAAAAAAGGAGTTTTTACGGGAGCAAAATCTTTCTACATAGTGGCTTTCCATCAGGTGCCTCCTGAAGTTATATGATTGGCCAGGTTAGGAATTTTGGTGTCTGTAGGTCACCTCCTTGACTTCAGGCCTTCCAAATCTAGATGAACGGCTGCTGTGGCATCACACAAGTAATTCTTTTCTGAACCTGATCTTTTCCAATGTTTCGTATGGTGTATACATTTCCTTTGCCGTAAACTCCATTTGAAATCAGTGCGTGCATAGAAGCATTTAAGTCAGATCACAAGGCAGTGGGTGTGTATAGGGTTGAAGCTGTGTTGACATCGCTGTTTGCACACAGTGGCTCAGCTGTAAATGTCCTCAACTATTTTGGCTCTGCATTGTGGATTGAATTTATCAGGTCTCCGGTTATTGGAGGTGGTGATGGAAAAAAGTACACGACCGAGGTGGTCCTGCGGATTAAACGACGGAAGGGTTTCAGGCAGAAAGCAGCACCAAGCCGCACCCCTCCTTTGCTCCAGTTTGCAGCAGTTTCCTTCACTTGTAAAGAAAATTAAGGGTTCTACTCCCAATGATAATGCTCCGGTTCAAAAGGTTCTGGCGGTGTTAGTCTGTTAGAGCAAAAACAGCAGTCTTGGGCTACCTTAAAAATCAACTTCGTTTGCCCTGGTATCAGATTAACAGTTGCAATAATTTAACGCGATGGTAACTTTTGTTCAAGATGGCACAGGATTCTGGACTGTCTTACAGATCACGCTAAGCTAATTTATGGCTCCTTTTTATACATTGCAAATACTGCGTGAACCCAGCCACGGTGGTTTCATTCCTACCCCGTGGTCACACCATAGTTCACCGCTACACTCTACTCAGGTGTCTGTTGATTGAAATGGGATTCGCTGTCAAACGACGCGCGCCTAGGATTGTGCCTTGCAATCGCCCGCGCCTGGGTCGAGTCCGTGGACGCCCCAAAACAAAAAACGAAGCCGCGAGCCTTTTTCTCGGCGGCGGCTGGGCGGCCTACCGAGGTTGGGAGGGTGGTGCGCGTGGCCGCTCGGGCCAATCCGGGCCGCCCACCGAATTGCGAGGGTGGCGCTGTTGGGCGGAAATGTGAGGGGAGAAACGGCTCGGAATGCAAAGTGGGCGACGAGGAGGAGGGGCCGGGCTGCGAAGCGCGGACGGTGGGGGGAGTTGGGGGCGGGCTGGCGCCCTCGTGCCGGGGCTATATAGAGCCCCGAGCGGTGCGAACATGCTCACAGAGGGGGGATGCGTGAACCTGTGGCGGAGGCGCGAGATAAAGGGTGCAGGTAGGGCTGGGGAGGGAGGCGTGGAAGAGCAGCGGTGGCGCTCGAAGCAGCCTCCTCTTAGCCTCGTTCGGTGCTTCGCGGTGAAGGTGGCCGCAGAACGCCCAGCGGGAGCCCAGCGGTACGCGAGCGGGCGAGGCACAGCGGAGGGAAACGCTGGTCAGGAGCGCCGGCAGCCTTCATCAGAACTTGTTCTCTGCTCTCCAGAAACTCGCCGACTTCCCTAGTCGACCCGGGCGTAGGTTTGGCTTCTGCAGGAGGGGCAAGGTGGTCGTTAGGTAATAGGGCTTGTGCTCGCCGCAAAAAGCAACCGCTGAGTCAGAGGCGGGGAGGGGTTAAACTCCGAGGACTCCGTGGAGATCCGTCCCTGCCAGCCTGCCAGGTGTCTCTAGAGAGTGTCCAAAGAGGCTTAACCAGGGAGTGTGTGACTCTTGCCTGCCTCTCTCTCGACAGTGGGAGCCACCGGCACACTCCCTGAACTGCTCGGGGCAAAGCGCGAGGGAACAGGGTCTCTTCCTGCTATGCGCTGGCGCGCTTCTCCTTGACTTGTTGAGCCGGCGCCCAAGACCTCTGTGCGGGGAGCCCAGCGCGCTCGCACCGTCTCTAAACGCGGCTCGCAAAATCTTCTGAGGCTTCTCCGTCGAAGGGCGGCTCCGCAGCCATGAACATCATCCTGGAATTCTTCGTGGTCACCTTCAAGGTCCTCTGGGCGTTCGTGGTGGCCGCCGCCAAATGGCTCATGCGCCCCAAGGAGAAGAGCGTGGCGGGGCAGGTGTGCCTGATCACCGGCGCCGGCAGCGGGCTGGGTCGGCTCTTCGCTCTGGAGTTCGCCCGCCGCCGAGCACGCTTGGTGCTGTGGGACATCAACACGCAGAGCAACGAGGAGACGGCGGGCATGGTGCGGCACATCTACCGGGAGATCTCCGACGAAGCTGTGGTCGCTGCTCAGAAAGGTAATGGAGTTGGCTGAAGGCAGGTGGACCCTCCGGGACTGGGCATTGGCGCCTGGGGCGAGCCCCAGCTTCTCCAAGTCGGAAAGAAAAGTGGGCATCGAGTGTTGCTTCCTTCAAAGAAGGATAGTTGGAGTGCGTGGGTATCTTTAGACCCTCGCCTGAGATACACTGAAATAACGAGCAGGGAAGGAAATTAGGAGCTGTGTAGGAGCAGCGGTGACTGCCATAGTTTACTCTTGATAGTGCTTGGAATAGGCATTTCCTGATGCACGGAGATCAACGGATACCTAGACGAACCTTCAGGAACAGTGTTGTATCAAACACTTTCTTTGATACAAAGAAATTACTCTTTGcttagaataaaaatacagtatggctCTGGTCCAGCACTAAGGGAGGAAAATCCAGGTGCTTTGCAGGAGACTTTTCCACAAGTCACTAGGAGGTCCAGTGAGTTGTGCTACTGCTTTGCAGCCCACTTCAGAGGGACTTCACCTGCTCTTTTCTTAAGAGCAGCAGACTTGAAAGTATTAAAAAGTTCTGGTGTGGGGGGGCAAGCATTGAAGGGTGTCCTTCAAACTGGTTTTGGGGGGAATATTCTCCATTCTTGCCACCTAAGTAGTTTAGGAATTTGGGCATTTTTTGTTTAGCCAGAGACTTATGTGCTAGAAGCAATTGCTGTTATGTAATTTATAGCAGTGTCCTATTGAATGGGTAAAGAAGCCTCTCAATATGTACAGTTGTATAGAACAACAGAGAGAAAGGGTCTTTGGAAAATCTTAAGTTACCCTGCTGGTCACTGATTCCAAAATCACAGCACACATATTTATAACAAGAATTTCCATTTCATTCTACTCCAAAATGACTTCGAGTAGCTGATGAGACAAAGGATAAATAATTGAAAGTTTAAGGGTTTAAAACGTACTGCAAAATGAAAATGGTGACAACAGAATTTTGTTTCTATCACAGTGGGAGCTAGGCTTTTTTGATGGATTGTTACAGCTTAAGAGATAGAAAGTTGACACCC encodes:
- the RPL7 gene encoding large ribosomal subunit protein uL30, which produces MLPVLLFPVATMAGEEGKKKLPSVPESLLKKRKAFADLKAKRLKRLLVQKKLRKEERKVIYKRAQAYHKEYRQMYRREIRMARMARKAGNYYVPAEPKLAFVIRIRGINGVSPKVRKVLQLLRLRQIFNGTFVKLNKASINMLRIVEPYIAWGYPNLKSVHELIYKRGYGKINKQRIALTDNSLIKKCLKKYGIICMEDLVHEIYTVGKNFKAANNFLWPFKLSSPRGGMKKKTTHFVEGGDAGNREDQINRLIRRMN